From Mucilaginibacter gotjawali:
CGTAAACATTCAATTGCGAAATAATATTTTGTACAGGGAACGGCCCCAGGCTCAGCATTAACGGAATGAATCCTAATGCATTTAACCCGCTGATCCATTTATCAGCATCTGCCCTGCGAATAATGGAGACAAAGGAGTATTCTCCGGAAATAAAATGCTGAATATAAAAATCGGACGGGTTGCCGTTGGGTAATAGGAGATTGAAATTATTTTGGTTTATCTCATTCACCTTTTCTATCCTTTTATGTAAGACGCCCTTGCCCGATAGATTCAACGCGACGTAGGATTTGGCCGGCAACTGGGTTTTGAGATCCTCAAAACTTTTTAAGTCAGGCGCTTTTTCAGCAATCTCCAGTTGATTATCCTGTACAGTAACCAAACAAGCACTGACAGCCAATGAACCATCATTGCTGATGTGGATGTTTACTCCCGCAGCCTGGTTGATCCTGTAATATTTCTCCAGCATGATCAACGGATAATAGTCGCTTTTATAAACAATACGGTTACTACCTTTGAAGCAGTTTTTGTCCGGCTGCTAAATATCCATTTCAGTATAGGAATCCTCGATAAAAATGGAACACCCGAGCTACTCAGGTCGTTTTCGGTTCGCTCTATTCCGCCCAGTAAAATGGTATCATCGCTGTGCACCCTTAAACTGGAGGTAAACTGGCTGATGGACTGTGGTGGTGGCGAACCATCAGTGGGTATAGATGTAAAATCAGAAATATTTACGTTGATGCCGAGCGTCACCTGGTCGTTGCCGGAAACAATCGGTTTAATCTCGACCGACAGGTCAGCTTTTACCGGGGTGTAAACATTCGTAAAAACTGAAGTATTCGTTGTTGTTGAGGGATAAAGATTTTGCGTGGTATTTTTATAATACACCTGGCTGCCGATACTTAGTTTTGCCGAATGTCCGTTCAGTGCGGTTAATTTCGGTACAGATCTTACATCTATGTTATTATTCGACTCAAGCGCCTGGATGGTGGCGTAAAAGTTTGGCACCACGTGGCCGAGGTTAAGTGAGGTAAGTTTCCCCAAACTATTCAAAAAACTATTCACGCTGCTGGCGCTTGCCGTAAAATTAATGCCTGGTAATAAAGTACCCCCGGTTTTTACCGTACTGTCGGCCACACCAGCCGAAATGCCGGTAGCGATCGTTCTGGTCTTATGAAAATCGATCATGGTGACTTCAATCAGTACCACCGGAACCAATTCATCCAGCGACTTGATAAAGGTTTCCGCCTCTCGTATATCAGCGGATGAACCGGAGATTAATATCGTATTCTGATCCCTGAACTCTTTAATCTCAATGGACTTTTTCCATTCAGCAGGGATCATATTAACCACAGTATCTATTGACCGGTTTTGCAGATGAATGGCTTTGAAAGTTCTCAAACCTTCCAGTTTGCTGTCTCCGATCATATACACCCCATTTTCCGACTGAAATGTATAGGCGGTACCCCTGAATAGCAAGTAAAGAAAAGCATCATAGGTAACGTCTTTCACGTGGATATCAATCGTCCCTTTGATGTCTGAATAAACGGAATAACTGATCCCAAGTTCCTGTGATGCCTGTTTCACCAGGCTGATGATAGGCGAGTTTACCGCTTCCGCGGAGACCAGCTTTTGACCATTAACGGTCCTGATGTATATGCCTGATTGCATATTTCCCCCTGCATTATTTACAGGCCGGAAAGCTTTCCTAACGGATGTGCTTTTATCGCCGTTAACATAAAGTTCTTCGTTCTCATCCAGCATTTGAAAAAGAAAAAAGCCATCATTGGTTTTTATCATTTTGATGTTATTCGTAAATGCCAGCTTGTCAAGCGCGGTTTCAAATGGGGCAGCTTCTATATAGCCGCTTACCAGTTTACCTTCCAGGTTATTCGGCACGATCACGTTTTTACCGGAGACCTGTGAAATCTTTTTGGCGACGGCTTTTAAACTGTCGCTCTCCAGGGACAGGGAGAGGGTATTATCGTTTTTGTTGTATCTGGCATTGATCTCTTTTACAGGCGGTTTGACATAGCGGCCGGGATCATCATAGGCGGTAATGTAAATAATGGTGCCTACTACGCTGATATCCAGGTTATATTTCTTGGCTAAAAACACTAAAATATTCGTTGCTGAAACACCGGCCAGGTTATCATTTACCGCAAAATTTAACTTTGGATCAACACTGATATTTAAACTATTGACACTGGCAATTCCCGATAAATATTGCTGGATGGACCCATTGACCTGCAACTGCACGCTTTGTTTAAGCCCCGGCACGGTTTCAGAAAGGCTGTCCAGCTTTTTTTGGATGCCCTGGATCCTGTTTTGCTGCGCAAAAGCAGGGGCAGAAGTGATGAACAGTAAAAACAAGGTCCGGGTAATTATTTTATACATATAAGGTTTAGTAGTTAAAAAGCAGCGGGTATATTTCTTCTATCGTTGTTTTTCCGTCGCAAAACAGGTTAAATGCGTTTTCGGCTAATGTATGGATTCCCCTGTTTTTTAAAAACTCCTGGATATACATATTGCCGTTTTTAATTTCAAAAGCCAGGTCCTGGTCAATGGGTATCACCTCGTAAACGGCCTTTCTTCCCTTATAGCCGGTGTAATAGCATTGCTCACACCCTTTTGCGAGGTAGTGTTGATGCACCTGGGCATAGGGCTTAAATTGTTTAGGATACAAGTTGTTATCAAAGGGCCGTTCTTCTTTGCAATGCGGGCATAAAAGCCTTACCAGGCGTTGCGCTGCTGTTGTATTTAAAGTACTGGCAACCAAAAACGGGGGGATGCCCATATCGATCAACCTTGACACGGTTCCCCATGCGGAATTGGTGTGGATAGTAGATAACACCAAGTGACCTGTTAAAGCCGCCCGTATCGCCATATTGGCGGTTTCTGTATCCCTGATCTCCCCTACCATAATCACATCGGGGTCCTGTCGTAAAAAAGTCCTTAATGCCGCCGCAAAGGTTAAGCCGATGGATTCTTTCAGTTGCACCTGGTTGATTCCTTCCAGTGTATATTCCACCGGGTCTTCAATAGTTAATATATTCCTTGTCTCTTTGTTAAGTAGTTTTAAGGTCGCATATAAGGTAGTGGTTTTGCCTGAACCCGTAGGCCCGCTGATCAAGAGAATGCCATTTGGCCGCTTGGCCCCCTGCAAATAATTATCCAGGTCAAAGGGCGAAAAGCCCAGCGTATTCAGGTCTATTTCCGTAGCATCGTTATTCAATAAACGGAGTACCACCTTTTCACCATGTAGCGTTGGTAAAACAGAGACCCGGATATCAAACTGCTGATCCTGGTATTTAAAGTTGATGCGTCCATCCTGCGGCAATCGCTTTTCTGCGATATCGAGGTTGGAAAGGATTTTTACTTTATTGATCAGGGCAGGATATTCATCGCGCTTTAACAAATAGCGTTCTACCATCATGCCGTCTATGCGAATGCGTACCCGGCATTTGTTTTCGTAGCTTTCTATATGGATATCACTACTTTTAAGATTCTTTGCCTCCCCGATCAGGTTCATTAAAAAATCATCTTCATGGTGATTGATTTGAAGCTGCACAGAGCCCGGTGCTGCGTTATCTTTGATATAATATTTGGAGAGCAGCCTCGCAATTTGAATAGCTGGTACCGGATTTAATTTAACTGTTGAACCAAGCAACATCTCCAGTTCGGCCGCTAAGGCGAATTGGTCGGCCCCGTCTTCACAATAAAGGAAAAACTCATCCTTTGTTTTATTTTCAGGTAATACACGGTAATACCAGGCCTGGTCTTTAGTGAGCCAGTGTATATTTTCCGTTAATAAAACAATGTCCTTCGTCAAGTTCATTTATGCATAAGATTTAGCAGCCAGGTATCATCCGCAACGTTGAAATGCAGCCAATACCAATCGCTCATTAAAAATACAAGCAGGCACATGGCCTGTAAACCCGCCAGTGGTATATGCCTATTTTCTTTCCCTGAAAATACCTGCCATATCAGCCAAACTATTAATGAAATGGCCAGACTTACCAGGTAGTAAAATAAAAAGTTCAGCACCGAAAGATAAAAAGCGATGCTCAACAGTAATAAGATATCCCCCCATCCCAGCAGCTCCGTAGTGATATTCACCCATCGCCTGCTTTTCAGGGAGAAATAAGCTGAAACCAGCAACAATTGTAAAGCCAGGAAACTGCAATTCATCCATGCAGGCTGGAGAATCTCTGAAAAAGAACGATGCTGCAACAGGATGACTGCAAAAAAAAGAATAACTAAAACCGGAAATAAAATCCAGTAAACAGATCTGCTCTTCAGGTCCTGAAAAAAGACTACCAGCAATACCAAAAGTACCAGAACTCTGATCAGTATCACTTATTTGACAACTTCTTTTAATGTCCCGTCCTGGTTAATCTCCCATGTATTAAAAGTGCCATTACCGCTGATATCCCTTACAGCAGTGGCCCTTGCTGTAAAACCCGTACTGGTGGCATTTGTAATCTCTATCCGGTAAAGCGCGCGGCCATCATCACCGTCAGTTACTAGCTTGTCCTGTATAAAACCTGCTTCATTCAGGTCTTTTGTGTATCTGGAATGTTCGTAAAAATAGCTTTGTTCCAGCGTTTGTAAATGGGCCAGTTGTGTTTTAGCCTCGACACTTTTAGCGCGGTTGATAATGGGCATTAAATTAGGCAGAGCAAGTAAAACAAGGATCCCTATAATTACCAGCACGACCAGGATCTCTGTGAGGGTATAGGCTTTAACGCGTTTTTTAAATAAGGCTGAATAGGTTTTCATATTTAATTAATCGTCCTAAGCTAAATACTAAAATGGAAATTATCAAATAAACCGGCGGGAGAAAATGAAACACATATGTTTTTTTTATTTAGTTAGCTACACATAGCAATATTTATCACGAAAAAATGCTTTATAGCATCAACCTCTTTATACAAATACTTATAACAATGACGCTGGATTCAATCAGGCCAATCGCAAATCACGTAATGCGGGCGTTTTTAACGAGGAACGTTTATCGTTCGTGACCACCTGCCTTCCTTTTCCCGTGCCTGTTCTTGCCAAATATTGCCTCATCATCTATGTCATCACTCATACTAATGCTAATTTGGGGATAACTTAAATAGGAATGAGCTGCATCTGCGCTGTTACCATCCAGTTCGGTGGTCTGGATGTTATCAACATTAGGGTCTACCATTTGTAACTCCCTTATATTCAAATCTAATCGCTGTGCCAAATTACCGTTCTTTTGTGTACTGGCATAAGCTATCGAGTCCTTTAACTGCCTGTGAAATTCAAATAAGCTATCAAAAAGAGTTTCACCGCTTTGCTTAAGGGCCACCCGGGCAAATTGCCCCATCTTTTTAGAATGCGGTTCATTGCCGCCACATGAAGTGATTTTCCGACTGGTCCTTCATCTCGCCCCAAATTTTCGGGTCAAGCAGAATAATTGGGGGATTGATTAAAAAGTATTTGTTTTGCAGGAAGAATAAAAAACAATAACACTTGTCAACTGCATACGAAACGCTAGTCCGTCTGATTCTTCCCGAAGGGCTTTTAGAATACTTTGAACTTAATGATGTCCGTTCATCAGATAGCGGACAATTGAATATATACCTGGAAGAAAAGAACCTTCCGCCAGCGGGTTACGAAAAATCGCAATTGGAATCAAAAGGTTTTTTGCCTGAAGTGAGCATTCAGGACTTTCCTATCCGCGGGCATAAAGTAGCGCTATGCATTAAAAGGCGGAGGTGGGAAGTAAAAGCAAGCGGTGAGATTATTACAAGAGACTGGAATTTAGTAAGAAAAGGGGCGCGAATGACAACGGAATTCGGCACTTTTTTAAAAGGTATATTTGGATAATAACCCGATCAGCTGCCATTTATTAGGCCGTTTATATACAGTTGACGGCAAACAGTTGCAGCAGCAATACAAAGATTTCCTGAGTGACTTCCATAGCTGGGGGCAGAAAGACCATGCGGATGAATGGATGTTGTTTGAAGATAACATCGGTCCCTCGCTTAGTATAGATGAAACAGCCCTTAGCAATGGTGAGCTATATACCATTGTAACCAATAAGGAAGCTAAAGGTGGTAAAAAAGCTATTGTAGCGATGCTGAAAGGTACACAGGCAGAGCAGATCATAGCTGTATTGGAACGCATACCTGTCCGAAAAAGAAACCGGGTAAAAGAGGTGACAATGGACATGGCGGCAAATATGATCAAAGCTGTCAGGAGATGCTTTAATAACGCCATCCGTGTAATTGACCGTTTCCATGTACAAAAATTAGCCTATGATGCTGTACAGGAAGCAAGAATAAAATACCGCTGGGAAGCCCTTGACGCAGAAAGCCAGTCGATTGAGGAAGCCCGGAAAAACAAACAATCCTTTCAGCCCGAAGTATTCAGCAATGGAGATACGTTAAAGCAATTACTGGCCCGAAGCCGGTATCTGTTATTCAAACATGAGTCTAAATGGACTGCTTCTCAAAAGGAAAGGGCCGATTTGCTTTTTCCACGGTATCCGGAACTGTTGAAAGCTTATAACCTTGCTATCAGACTGGGTAAAATATTTACGATCTGCAAAAGTAAGCAGGTCGCCTTTAAAAGGCTGGCAATCTGGTATAACGATGTGGAGGCTGCAGGTATTGATGCCTTTAAAACGGTAGCGAGATCCGTTCATCAGCATTATGAATCCATCTTAAACTTCTTCGATAACAGAAGTACAAATGCTTCTGCCGAATCCTTCAATGCAAAAGTCAAAGCTTTCAGGGCTACTTCAAGGGGCGTAAGAGATACTACTTTCTTTCTGTTTAGACTCACTAAAATATATGCCTAAAAGTACTTATCCCCCAACTTTTCGTCATGATCCAAATTTTCCGACTGATCCCTGATCCAGAATAATTGATTTTTCAAAATTGTCTTAAAACAAAAAACGCCTTAAATCATTGATTTAAAGCGTTTTTTGTTTATTTTGAAATATAACTTGCGGAGAGCTAGGGATTCGAACCCCAGGAACCTTTCACAGTTCAACAGTTTTCAAGACTGCCGCAATCGACCACTCTGCCAGCTCTCCGGGGGCAAAAGTACAAATCCGCGTTGAATTGACAAACTTGATGTTAAGTTTTTTGTAACAAATAGTTAAGTAATTGATTATCTGTACGATTAATATAAAAAAAAACGACAATATCACGTTAATCCGCCGGTTTACCACTGGTTTTATTATCAAAACAGAGCACAATAAAGCGTTTATCAACGTTTAATATGCGCAATATTTGTATGAAGGGTATTAAATATTTTAGAAACCGGATACGGATAGAGCCTGGAACAAGTTAAAATAACCCCAAAAACTTCTTCCTTTTTTTGTGGTGTTTCTTCTTTTGATCCGCCAATTTTGTCGCATTGCTCAAAGAATCATAGTCGGGTATATTGATTCCGGCGGTATCCTTTTTTGTATTGCCGGTGTCGTGTAAAAGTTCCTTTTTTACAGCGGATTTTGGAGAACCTGGTTTTAGGTTAACCGGAGTTACTTTTGTTAAACTATCTCGGGCTGGTAAATCAGTATTGTTTTTTTGCGAAAAAAGAGGTCGCGCCAGGCCAATGATTCCCAGCAGGGATAGCAACACCAACCCGCCCAGCAGATATTTTGATATACGTATGCCCGAACCGTTTTTTGCAGCTTCATCCCGGTATCTTTGTACAACCGCCTGTAATTGTTCATTCTCTGCTCTTAAAATCGCTACAGGGGCCTCTTCAGGCGCTGCCGACGTGCTGCCAAGTACAAGTGTTTCGTGCAATTCAATACCGTTGCTGTACCGCCCTTCCGGAAGCTTTTCCAGACATCTTACCACCATAGTCAATAACCATGCGGGCACCATTATTTCATGTTCCTGTTTTGCGGAACTCCAGCCCCCAGGTATATTCTGCCTGCGAAGTTCAAGAATATCCGGAACAGGCGCTTCCATATGAGATACCATAACTGCGTTCCGGGCCGTTTCGCCGTTATCTTTCAGCGGAAAGGGCACCTGGCCTGTTAATAGTTCAAACAAATGATACCGTAGCTGTATATGTCCGTTTGAAAAAGCATCTGCCCTTCGTTTTGCTCTGGCGCCATAAATTCTATTGCCCCGGCATGCCGCATACTGCTCCGCCGTTCCTCGTCTAACATTACTGAAAGACCGAAGTCAAGCAG
This genomic window contains:
- a CDS encoding type II secretion system protein GspD, which produces MYKIITRTLFLLFITSAPAFAQQNRIQGIQKKLDSLSETVPGLKQSVQLQVNGSIQQYLSGIASVNSLNISVDPKLNFAVNDNLAGVSATNILVFLAKKYNLDISVVGTIIYITAYDDPGRYVKPPVKEINARYNKNDNTLSLSLESDSLKAVAKKISQVSGKNVIVPNNLEGKLVSGYIEAAPFETALDKLAFTNNIKMIKTNDGFFLFQMLDENEELYVNGDKSTSVRKAFRPVNNAGGNMQSGIYIRTVNGQKLVSAEAVNSPIISLVKQASQELGISYSVYSDIKGTIDIHVKDVTYDAFLYLLFRGTAYTFQSENGVYMIGDSKLEGLRTFKAIHLQNRSIDTVVNMIPAEWKKSIEIKEFRDQNTILISGSSADIREAETFIKSLDELVPVVLIEVTMIDFHKTRTIATGISAGVADSTVKTGGTLLPGINFTASASSVNSFLNSLGKLTSLNLGHVVPNFYATIQALESNNNIDVRSVPKLTALNGHSAKLSIGSQVYYKNTTQNLYPSTTTNTSVFTNVYTPVKADLSVEIKPIVSGNDQVTLGINVNISDFTSIPTDGSPPPQSISQFTSSLRVHSDDTILLGGIERTENDLSSSGVPFLSRIPILKWIFSSRTKTASKVVTVLFIKATIIR
- a CDS encoding GspE/PulE family protein codes for the protein MNLTKDIVLLTENIHWLTKDQAWYYRVLPENKTKDEFFLYCEDGADQFALAAELEMLLGSTVKLNPVPAIQIARLLSKYYIKDNAAPGSVQLQINHHEDDFLMNLIGEAKNLKSSDIHIESYENKCRVRIRIDGMMVERYLLKRDEYPALINKVKILSNLDIAEKRLPQDGRINFKYQDQQFDIRVSVLPTLHGEKVVLRLLNNDATEIDLNTLGFSPFDLDNYLQGAKRPNGILLISGPTGSGKTTTLYATLKLLNKETRNILTIEDPVEYTLEGINQVQLKESIGLTFAAALRTFLRQDPDVIMVGEIRDTETANMAIRAALTGHLVLSTIHTNSAWGTVSRLIDMGIPPFLVASTLNTTAAQRLVRLLCPHCKEERPFDNNLYPKQFKPYAQVHQHYLAKGCEQCYYTGYKGRKAVYEVIPIDQDLAFEIKNGNMYIQEFLKNRGIHTLAENAFNLFCDGKTTIEEIYPLLFNY
- a CDS encoding type IV pilin protein; this translates as MKTYSALFKKRVKAYTLTEILVVLVIIGILVLLALPNLMPIINRAKSVEAKTQLAHLQTLEQSYFYEHSRYTKDLNEAGFIQDKLVTDGDDGRALYRIEITNATSTGFTARATAVRDISGNGTFNTWEINQDGTLKEVVK
- a CDS encoding DUF5712 family protein, with the translated sequence MGQFARVALKQSGETLFDSLFEFHRQLKDSIAYASTQKNGNLAQRLDLNIRELQMVDPNVDNIQTTELDGNSADAAHSYLSYPQISISMSDDIDDEAIFGKNRHGKRKAGGHER
- a CDS encoding ISAon1 family transposase N-terminal region protein, which encodes MSTAYETLVRLILPEGLLEYFELNDVRSSDSGQLNIYLEEKNLPPAGYEKSQLESKGFLPEVSIQDFPIRGHKVALCIKRRRWEVKASGEIITRDWNLVRKGARMTTEFGTFLKGIFG
- a CDS encoding ISAon1 family transposase; this encodes MDNNPISCHLLGRLYTVDGKQLQQQYKDFLSDFHSWGQKDHADEWMLFEDNIGPSLSIDETALSNGELYTIVTNKEAKGGKKAIVAMLKGTQAEQIIAVLERIPVRKRNRVKEVTMDMAANMIKAVRRCFNNAIRVIDRFHVQKLAYDAVQEARIKYRWEALDAESQSIEEARKNKQSFQPEVFSNGDTLKQLLARSRYLLFKHESKWTASQKERADLLFPRYPELLKAYNLAIRLGKIFTICKSKQVAFKRLAIWYNDVEAAGIDAFKTVARSVHQHYESILNFFDNRSTNASAESFNAKVKAFRATSRGVRDTTFFLFRLTKIYA